A part of Streptomyces sp. DSM 40750 genomic DNA contains:
- a CDS encoding adenylate kinase, protein MRIVLVGPPGAGKGTQAAFLAKNLSIPHISTGDLFRANISKQTELGKLAKSYMDKGELVPDEVTIAMAKDRMEQSDAEQGFLLDGFPRNVSQAEALDVTLQDESMNLDAVLDLEVPEEEVVKRIAGRRICRNDSAHVFHVTYKKPKQEGVCDACGGELYQRDDDSEETVRKRLEVYHTQTEPIIDYYKAQGLVVTISALGPVEEVTQRAMEALKREDDDK, encoded by the coding sequence ATGCGAATCGTCCTCGTCGGGCCGCCGGGCGCCGGTAAGGGAACGCAGGCCGCGTTCCTCGCCAAGAACCTGTCGATCCCGCACATCTCCACGGGCGACCTGTTCCGGGCCAACATCAGCAAGCAGACGGAACTCGGCAAACTCGCGAAGTCCTACATGGACAAGGGCGAGCTGGTGCCGGACGAGGTCACCATCGCGATGGCCAAGGACCGCATGGAGCAGTCGGACGCCGAGCAGGGCTTCCTGCTCGACGGCTTCCCGCGCAACGTCTCGCAGGCCGAGGCGCTGGACGTGACGCTCCAGGACGAGTCCATGAACCTGGACGCGGTGCTGGACCTGGAGGTCCCCGAGGAAGAGGTCGTCAAGCGGATCGCCGGCCGGCGCATCTGCCGCAACGACTCCGCCCACGTCTTCCACGTCACGTACAAGAAGCCGAAGCAGGAAGGCGTCTGCGACGCCTGCGGCGGCGAGCTGTACCAGCGTGACGACGACTCCGAGGAGACCGTCCGCAAGCGTCTGGAGGTCTACCACACCCAGACCGAGCCGATCATCGACTACTACAAGGCCCAGGGCCTCGTGGTGACGATCTCGGCCCTCGGTCCGGTGGAGGAAGTCACCCAGCGCGCCATGGAGGCGCTCAAGCGCGAGGACGACGACAAGTAG
- the map gene encoding type I methionyl aminopeptidase — protein sequence MVQIKSPEQIAKMREAGLVVAAIHAATREAAVPGASTKDLDEVARKVLAEHGAKSNFLGYGGFPATICTSVNEVVVHGIPSDEVVLKDGDIISIDCGAIVDGWHGDAAYTAFVGSGHAPELLELSRVTEESMWAGIAAMKQGNRLVDVSRAIETYIRRQPKPGGGKYGIVEDYGGHGIGTEMHMDPHLLNYVERRRGKGPKLVPGFCLAIEPMVSLGTPKTQVLSDDWTVVTTDGTWSSHWEHSVALTESGPLVLTAPDGGKAKLAEYGITAAPDPVG from the coding sequence ATGGTGCAGATCAAGAGCCCCGAGCAGATCGCCAAGATGCGTGAGGCGGGGCTGGTCGTCGCCGCCATCCACGCGGCCACTCGGGAGGCCGCCGTGCCGGGCGCCTCCACGAAGGACCTCGACGAGGTGGCCCGCAAGGTGCTCGCGGAGCACGGGGCCAAGTCGAACTTCCTCGGGTACGGCGGTTTCCCGGCGACCATCTGCACGTCGGTGAACGAGGTCGTGGTCCACGGCATCCCGAGTGACGAGGTCGTGCTGAAGGACGGCGACATCATCTCCATCGACTGCGGCGCGATCGTGGACGGCTGGCACGGTGACGCGGCCTACACCGCGTTCGTGGGGTCCGGGCACGCTCCGGAGCTCCTTGAGCTGTCCCGGGTGACCGAGGAGTCCATGTGGGCCGGGATCGCCGCGATGAAGCAGGGGAACCGGCTCGTGGACGTCTCCCGGGCCATCGAGACGTACATCCGCCGGCAGCCGAAGCCGGGCGGCGGTAAGTACGGGATCGTCGAGGACTACGGCGGGCACGGGATCGGGACCGAGATGCACATGGACCCGCATCTGCTGAACTACGTCGAGCGGCGGCGGGGGAAGGGGCCGAAGCTGGTCCCCGGGTTCTGTCTGGCGATCGAGCCGATGGTGTCTTTGGGCACGCCGAAGACGCAGGTCCTGTCGGACGACTGGACCGTGGTGACGACGGACGGTACGTGGTCCTCGCACTGGGAGCACTCGGTGGCGCTGACGGAGTCCGGTCCGTTGGTGCTGACCGCCCCTGACGGGGGCAAGGCGAAGCTGGCCGAGTACGGGATTACTGCGGCTCCTGATCCGGTGGGCTGA
- the infA gene encoding translation initiation factor IF-1: MAKKQGAIEIEGTVVESLPNAMFKVELQNGHQVLAHISGKMRMHYIRILPDDRVVVELSPYDLTRGRIVYRYK; this comes from the coding sequence GTGGCCAAGAAGCAAGGTGCCATCGAGATCGAGGGCACTGTCGTCGAGTCTCTGCCGAACGCCATGTTCAAGGTCGAGCTCCAGAACGGCCACCAGGTCCTGGCACACATCAGCGGCAAGATGCGTATGCACTACATCCGCATCCTCCCTGACGACCGGGTCGTGGTGGAGCTGTCTCCGTACGACCTGACGCGTGGCCGGATCGTCTACCGCTACAAGTAG
- the rpmJ gene encoding 50S ribosomal protein L36, with protein MKVKPSVKKICDKCRVIRRHGRVMVICENPRHKQRQG; from the coding sequence ATGAAGGTCAAGCCGAGCGTCAAGAAGATCTGCGACAAGTGCAGGGTGATCCGCCGTCACGGTCGGGTCATGGTCATCTGCGAGAACCCGCGCCACAAGCAGCGCCAGGGCTGA
- the rpsM gene encoding 30S ribosomal protein S13, protein MARVSGVDIPRDKRVEVALTYVFGIGRTLSQETLAATGVNPDTRVRDLSEEQLVAIREYVDSNIKTEGDLRREVQADIRRKVEIGCYQGLRHRRGLPVRGQRTSTNARTRKGPRRAIAGKKKPGKK, encoded by the coding sequence ATGGCACGCGTTTCCGGTGTTGACATCCCGCGCGACAAGCGCGTGGAGGTCGCCCTCACCTACGTGTTCGGCATCGGCCGGACCCTCTCCCAGGAGACGCTGGCAGCGACCGGCGTCAACCCCGACACCCGCGTCCGCGACCTCTCCGAGGAGCAGCTCGTCGCGATCCGCGAGTACGTGGACAGCAACATCAAGACCGAGGGTGACCTCCGTCGCGAGGTCCAGGCCGACATCCGCCGCAAGGTGGAGATCGGCTGCTACCAGGGTCTCCGTCACCGTCGTGGTCTGCCCGTCCGCGGTCAGCGCACCAGCACGAACGCCCGTACCCGCAAGGGCCCGCGTCGCGCCATCGCCGGTAAGAAGAAGCCGGGCAAGAAGTAG
- the rpsK gene encoding 30S ribosomal protein S11 produces the protein MPPKGRQGAAKKVRRKEKKNVAHGHAHIKSTFNNTIVSITDPSGNVISWASAGHVGFKGSRKSTPFAAQMAAESAARRAQEHGMRKVDVFVKGPGSGRETAIRSLQATGLEVGSIQDVTPTPHNGCRPPKRRRV, from the coding sequence ATGCCCCCCAAGGGTCGTCAGGGCGCTGCCAAGAAGGTGCGCCGCAAGGAAAAGAAGAACGTCGCTCACGGCCACGCGCACATCAAGAGCACGTTCAACAACACGATCGTCTCCATCACGGACCCCTCGGGCAACGTGATCTCCTGGGCCTCCGCCGGCCACGTCGGCTTCAAGGGCTCCCGGAAGTCCACGCCGTTCGCCGCGCAGATGGCCGCCGAGTCGGCCGCCCGTCGCGCGCAGGAGCACGGCATGCGCAAGGTCGACGTGTTCGTCAAGGGCCCGGGTTCGGGTCGTGAGACGGCCATCCGTTCGCTGCAGGCGACCGGTCTCGAGGTCGGCTCCATCCAGGACGTCACGCCCACCCCGCACAACGGCTGCCGTCCGCCGAAGCGCCGCCGCGTCTGA
- a CDS encoding DNA-directed RNA polymerase subunit alpha yields MLIAQRPSLTEEVVDEFRSRFVIEPLEPGFGYTLGNSLRRTLLSSIPGAAVTSIRVDGVLHEFTTVPGVKEDVTDLILNIKQLVVSSEHDEPVVMYLRKQGPGLVTAADIAPPAGVEVHNPDLVLATLNGKGKLEMELTVERGRGYVSAVQNKQVGQEIGRIPVDSIYSPVLKVTYKVEATRVEQRTDFDKLIVDVETKQAMRPRDAMASAGKTLVELFGLARELNIDAEGIDMGPSPTDAALAADLALPIEELELTVRSYNCLKREGIHSVGELVARSEADLLDIRNFGAKSIDEVKAKLAGMGLALKDSPPGFDPTAAADAFGADDDADAGFVETEQY; encoded by the coding sequence ATGCTGATCGCTCAGCGTCCCTCGTTGACCGAAGAGGTTGTCGACGAGTTCCGCTCCCGGTTCGTGATCGAGCCGCTGGAGCCGGGCTTCGGTTACACCCTCGGCAACTCCCTGCGTCGTACGCTCCTCTCCTCGATCCCGGGTGCGGCGGTCACGTCCATCCGTGTCGACGGTGTCCTGCACGAGTTCACCACCGTGCCGGGCGTCAAGGAGGACGTCACCGACCTGATCCTCAACATCAAGCAGCTGGTCGTCTCCTCGGAGCACGACGAGCCGGTCGTGATGTACCTGCGCAAGCAGGGTCCGGGTCTGGTCACCGCCGCCGACATCGCGCCCCCGGCCGGTGTCGAGGTGCACAACCCCGACCTCGTCCTCGCCACGCTCAACGGCAAGGGCAAGCTGGAGATGGAGCTCACGGTCGAGCGTGGCCGCGGTTACGTCTCCGCCGTGCAGAACAAGCAGGTGGGCCAGGAGATCGGCCGTATCCCGGTCGACTCCATCTACTCGCCGGTTCTGAAGGTCACGTACAAGGTCGAGGCGACCCGTGTCGAGCAGCGCACCGACTTCGACAAGCTGATCGTCGACGTCGAGACCAAGCAGGCGATGCGTCCCCGTGACGCCATGGCCTCCGCCGGTAAGACCCTGGTCGAGCTGTTCGGTCTCGCCCGTGAGCTGAACATCGACGCCGAGGGCATCGACATGGGCCCGTCCCCCACGGACGCCGCGCTCGCCGCCGACCTGGCGCTGCCGATCGAGGAGCTGGAGCTCACCGTCCGGTCGTACAACTGCCTCAAGCGTGAGGGCATCCACTCCGTGGGTGAGCTCGTGGCTCGTTCCGAGGCCGACCTGCTCGACATCCGCAACTTCGGTGCGAAGTCGATCGACGAGGTCAAGGCGAAGCTGGCGGGTATGGGCCTGGCGCTCAAGGACTCCCCGCCCGGATTCGACCCGACCGCCGCCGCCGATGCCTTCGGTGCCGACGACGACGCGGACGCCGGTTTCGTGGAGACCGAGCAGTACTGA
- the rplQ gene encoding 50S ribosomal protein L17 translates to MPKPTKGARLGGSAAHEKLLLANLAKSLFEHGRITTTEAKARRLRPYAERLVTKAKKGDLHNRRQVLQVITDKSIVHTLFTEIGPRYENRPGGYTRITKIGNRRGDNAPMAVIELVEALTVAQEATGEAEAATKRAAKDAEVAEPKVDTTKADEAPAEEAAEESKDA, encoded by the coding sequence ATGCCGAAGCCCACCAAGGGTGCCCGTCTGGGCGGCAGTGCCGCGCACGAGAAGCTGCTGCTCGCGAACCTCGCGAAGAGCCTTTTCGAGCACGGTCGCATCACCACCACCGAGGCGAAGGCCCGTCGGCTGCGGCCGTACGCCGAGCGTCTGGTCACCAAGGCGAAGAAGGGCGACCTTCACAACCGCCGTCAGGTGCTCCAGGTCATCACGGACAAGAGCATCGTGCACACGCTCTTCACCGAGATCGGCCCGCGGTACGAGAACCGTCCGGGTGGCTACACCCGTATCACCAAGATCGGTAACCGCCGTGGCGACAACGCGCCCATGGCTGTCATCGAGCTGGTCGAGGCGCTGACGGTCGCGCAGGAGGCCACGGGTGAGGCCGAGGCCGCCACCAAGCGTGCCGCCAAGGACGCCGAGGTCGCTGAGCCGAAGGTCGACACCACCAAGGCTGACGAGGCTCCGGCCGAGGAAGCTGCCGAGGAGTCCAAGGACGCGTAA
- the truA gene encoding tRNA pseudouridine(38-40) synthase TruA, translating into MSDEVRPGFVRVRLDLSYDGSEFSGWAKQAGGRRTVQGEIEDALRTVTRSRETYELTVAGRTDAGVHARGQVAHVDLPEAVWREHHEKLLKRLAGRLSRDVRVWALREAPSGFNARFSAVWRRYAYRVTDNPGGVDPLLRNHVLWHDWPLDVDAMNEAARRLLGEHDFAAYCKRREGATTIRTLQELSLVRGDDGIVTATVRADAFCHNMVRSLIGALLFVGDGHREADWPGKVLAAGVRDSAVHVVRPHGLTLEEVGYPADELLAARNKEARNRRTLPGMPGGGCC; encoded by the coding sequence GTGAGTGACGAAGTACGGCCCGGGTTCGTGCGGGTGCGACTGGACCTGTCTTACGACGGGAGTGAGTTCTCCGGGTGGGCCAAGCAGGCCGGGGGGCGGCGGACCGTGCAGGGGGAGATCGAGGACGCGCTGCGGACGGTCACGCGGTCGAGGGAGACGTACGAGCTGACCGTGGCCGGGCGGACCGACGCGGGGGTGCATGCCCGGGGGCAGGTGGCCCATGTCGATCTGCCCGAGGCGGTCTGGCGTGAGCACCACGAGAAGCTGCTCAAGCGGCTCGCCGGGCGGTTGTCGAGGGATGTGCGGGTGTGGGCGCTGAGGGAGGCGCCGAGTGGCTTCAACGCCCGGTTCTCGGCCGTCTGGCGGCGGTATGCGTACCGCGTCACCGACAATCCCGGCGGTGTCGACCCGTTGCTGCGCAACCACGTGCTGTGGCACGACTGGCCGCTCGATGTGGATGCCATGAATGAGGCCGCGCGGCGGCTGCTGGGGGAGCACGACTTCGCGGCCTACTGCAAGCGGCGGGAGGGGGCGACCACCATTCGTACGCTGCAGGAGCTGAGCCTGGTGCGGGGGGACGACGGGATCGTCACCGCGACCGTGCGGGCCGACGCGTTCTGCCACAACATGGTGCGGTCGCTGATCGGCGCGCTGCTGTTCGTGGGGGACGGGCACCGGGAGGCCGACTGGCCGGGGAAGGTGCTGGCCGCCGGGGTGCGGGACTCAGCCGTGCATGTCGTACGGCCGCACGGGCTGACCCTGGAGGAGGTCGGCTACCCGGCCGACGAGCTGCTGGCCGCGCGGAACAAGGAGGCGCGGAACCGGCGGACCCTGCCGGGGATGCCCGGGGGCGGCTGCTGCTGA
- the rplM gene encoding 50S ribosomal protein L13, with protein sequence MRTYSPKPGDITRQWHVIDAQDIVLGRLATTAATLLRGKHKPIYAPHVDAGDFVIIINADKVHLSGNKRTQKMAYRHSGYPGGLRSVRYDELLEKNPEKAVEKAVKGMLPKNTLGRQMLSKLKVYSGDQHPHAAQQPVPFEITQVAQ encoded by the coding sequence GTGCGTACGTACAGCCCCAAGCCCGGCGACATCACTCGCCAGTGGCACGTCATCGACGCCCAGGACATCGTCCTGGGTCGTCTGGCGACCACCGCTGCCACCCTTCTGCGCGGCAAGCACAAGCCGATCTACGCCCCCCACGTCGATGCTGGTGACTTCGTCATCATCATCAACGCGGACAAGGTCCACCTGTCCGGCAACAAGCGGACCCAGAAGATGGCCTACCGCCACTCCGGCTACCCGGGTGGTCTGCGCTCGGTCCGTTACGACGAGCTGCTGGAGAAGAACCCCGAGAAGGCCGTCGAGAAGGCCGTCAAGGGCATGCTCCCCAAGAACACCCTCGGCCGTCAGATGCTCTCCAAGCTGAAGGTCTACTCGGGCGACCAGCACCCGCACGCTGCCCAGCAGCCGGTGCCGTTCGAGATCACCCAGGTCGCGCAGTAA
- the rpsI gene encoding 30S ribosomal protein S9 has product MAETTVEQPVEETELVDIDSYTTESDVPVEGEYTTESMASRFGDPQPAAGLGRRKNAIARVRIVPGSGKWKINGRTLEDYFPNKVHQQEVNEPFKVLELEGRYDVIARIAGGGVSGQAGALRLGVARALNEADVDNNRGALKKAGFLKRDDRAVERKKAGLKKARKAPQYSKR; this is encoded by the coding sequence GTGGCCGAGACCACCGTTGAGCAGCCGGTCGAAGAGACCGAGCTTGTCGACATCGACAGCTACACCACGGAGTCGGACGTCCCCGTCGAGGGCGAGTACACCACCGAGTCCATGGCCTCCCGCTTCGGTGACCCGCAGCCGGCCGCCGGCCTGGGCCGTCGCAAGAACGCCATCGCCCGCGTTCGGATCGTCCCGGGCTCCGGCAAGTGGAAGATCAACGGTCGCACCCTTGAGGACTACTTCCCGAACAAGGTGCACCAGCAGGAAGTCAACGAGCCCTTCAAGGTGCTCGAGCTCGAGGGCCGCTACGACGTCATCGCCCGCATCGCGGGTGGCGGTGTCTCCGGTCAGGCCGGTGCGCTCCGTCTCGGTGTCGCCCGTGCGCTGAACGAGGCCGACGTCGACAACAACCGCGGCGCGCTCAAGAAGGCCGGCTTCCTCAAGCGCGACGACCGTGCGGTCGAGCGCAAGAAGGCCGGTCTGAAGAAGGCCCGTAAGGCTCCGCAGTACAGCAAGCGCTAA
- the glmM gene encoding phosphoglucosamine mutase encodes MGRLFGTDGVRGVANADLTAELALGLSVAAAHVLAEAGTFEGHKPVAVVGRDPRASGEFLEAAVVAGLASAGVDVLRVGVLPTPAVAFLTGELGADLGVMLSASHNAMPDNGIKFFARGGHKLADELEGRIEGVYEEHRTGAPWERPTGAGVGRVRSYDEGFERYAEHLLSVLPNRLDGLKVVLDEAHGAAAGVSPEAFTRAGAEIVTIGAEPDGLNINDGCGSTHLGKLRAAVVEHGAHLGIAHDGDADRCLAVDHEGNEVDGDQILAVLALDMRERGVLRSDTVVATVMSNLGFKLALEREGLRLVQTAVGDRYVLEEMKEHGYALGGEQSGHVIISDHATTGDGTLTGLLLAARIAQTGRTLKDLAGVMERLPQVLINVPDVDRSRVGTSAELAAAVAEAEGQLGSTGRVLLRPSGTEPLVRVMVEAADIEQARSVAGRLADAVKSALG; translated from the coding sequence GTGGGACGACTCTTCGGCACGGACGGCGTGCGCGGTGTCGCCAACGCGGATCTGACGGCCGAGCTCGCGCTCGGACTCTCCGTCGCGGCGGCACATGTACTCGCCGAGGCGGGAACGTTCGAGGGCCACAAGCCGGTGGCGGTGGTCGGGCGGGATCCGCGAGCGTCCGGGGAGTTCCTGGAGGCGGCCGTCGTGGCCGGCCTCGCCAGCGCGGGCGTCGACGTGCTGCGCGTCGGTGTGCTGCCCACCCCCGCGGTGGCGTTTCTCACCGGCGAGCTGGGCGCCGACCTCGGCGTGATGCTCTCCGCCAGCCACAACGCCATGCCCGACAACGGGATCAAGTTCTTCGCCCGCGGCGGCCACAAGCTCGCCGATGAGCTGGAGGGCAGGATCGAAGGCGTGTACGAGGAGCACCGGACGGGGGCTCCCTGGGAGCGGCCGACGGGTGCGGGTGTCGGGCGCGTCCGGTCGTACGACGAGGGCTTCGAGCGGTACGCCGAGCATCTGCTGTCCGTCCTGCCCAACCGGCTCGACGGGCTGAAGGTCGTCCTCGACGAGGCGCACGGCGCGGCCGCCGGGGTCTCGCCGGAGGCGTTCACGCGCGCCGGTGCCGAGATCGTCACCATCGGGGCCGAGCCGGACGGGCTCAACATCAACGACGGGTGCGGGTCCACTCACCTCGGGAAGTTGCGCGCCGCCGTCGTCGAGCACGGGGCGCACCTCGGCATCGCGCATGACGGGGACGCGGACCGGTGCCTCGCCGTGGACCACGAGGGCAACGAGGTCGACGGGGACCAGATCCTGGCCGTACTCGCGCTGGACATGCGGGAGCGGGGGGTGCTCCGGTCGGACACCGTGGTCGCCACCGTGATGTCCAACCTCGGGTTCAAGCTGGCGCTGGAGCGGGAGGGGCTGCGGCTGGTGCAGACCGCGGTCGGGGACCGGTATGTGCTGGAGGAGATGAAGGAGCACGGGTACGCGCTCGGGGGCGAGCAGTCCGGGCATGTGATCATCTCCGACCACGCGACGACCGGGGACGGGACACTGACCGGGTTGCTGCTGGCGGCTCGGATCGCGCAGACCGGTCGTACGCTCAAGGACCTCGCGGGTGTGATGGAGCGGCTGCCGCAGGTGCTCATCAATGTGCCGGATGTGGATCGGTCGCGGGTGGGGACGTCCGCGGAGCTGGCGGCGGCGGTGGCTGAGGCGGAGGGGCAACTCGGGTCTACGGGGCGGGTGTTGTTGCGGCCGTCCGGGACCGAGCCGCTTGTTCGGGTGATGGTCGAGGCGGCGGATATCGAGCAGGCGCGGTCGGTGGCGGGGCGGCTTGCCGACGCTGTGAAGTCCGCGCTCGGCTGA
- a CDS encoding DUF389 domain-containing protein, which translates to MLHLRLIAPADKTDEVVHLIEKTVGTTHLVVMPGAARNPAGDVVMCDVAREAGDELIGALRALDLDRTGSIAVENIDLSLSERADQAEEDAPGEGADAVLWEHLTEATHEESTLSITYVAFLTLATMIAACGVVLDNAILIVGAMAVGPEFGPLAGFSTALVQRHPRLALRSLIALVVGFAVAMAATVGFSLFMDALDLFSREQLDADRPNTAFVYAPDAFSFVVAVLAGIAGTLSLTSAKSGALVGVAISVTTVPAAANAAVALSYGDTKQTVGSTEQLLLNLLGIVLAGTLTLLFQKWLWSKHR; encoded by the coding sequence ATGTTGCATCTGCGTTTGATCGCCCCGGCCGACAAGACGGACGAGGTCGTGCACCTGATCGAGAAGACGGTCGGCACCACCCATCTGGTCGTCATGCCGGGCGCCGCCCGCAACCCGGCCGGAGACGTCGTGATGTGCGACGTGGCACGCGAGGCGGGCGACGAACTGATCGGCGCGCTCAGGGCGTTGGACCTCGACAGGACCGGCTCCATCGCCGTGGAGAACATCGACCTGTCGCTCTCCGAGCGCGCCGACCAGGCCGAGGAGGACGCGCCGGGCGAGGGCGCGGACGCCGTCCTGTGGGAGCACCTCACGGAGGCGACCCACGAGGAGTCGACGCTCTCCATCACCTACGTCGCCTTCCTCACCCTCGCCACGATGATCGCGGCCTGCGGTGTGGTCCTCGACAACGCGATCCTGATCGTCGGCGCGATGGCGGTCGGCCCGGAGTTCGGCCCCCTGGCCGGCTTCAGCACGGCCCTCGTCCAACGCCACCCGCGCCTGGCGCTCCGCTCCCTCATCGCCCTGGTCGTGGGCTTCGCGGTGGCCATGGCCGCGACGGTCGGCTTCAGCCTCTTCATGGACGCGCTCGACCTGTTCAGCAGGGAACAACTGGACGCCGACCGCCCCAACACGGCCTTCGTCTACGCCCCCGACGCCTTCTCCTTCGTCGTGGCCGTCCTGGCGGGCATCGCGGGCACCCTGTCCCTCACCTCGGCCAAGTCAGGCGCCCTGGTAGGCGTGGCCATCTCGGTCACCACGGTCCCGGCAGCGGCCAACGCGGCAGTGGCCCTGAGCTACGGCGACACGAAGCAGACGGTGGGCTCCACAGAGCAACTGCTCCTGAACCTCCTGGGCATCGTCCTGGCCGGCACCCTCACCCTGCTCTTCCAGAAATGGCTGTGGTCCAAGCACCGTTGA
- the coaA gene encoding type I pantothenate kinase has product MISPVSSLPRSAHRPRPEATPYVDLTRAEWSALREKTPLPLNAEEVEKLRGLGDVIDLDEVRDIYLPLSRLLNLYIGATDGLRGALNTFLGEQGSQSGTPFVIGVAGSVAVGKSTVARLLQALLARWPEHPRVELVTTDGFLLPMKDLRERGLVSRKGFPESYDRRALTRFVADIKAGKDEVTAPVYSHLIYDIVPDQRLTVRRPDILIVEGLNVLQPALPGQDGRTRVGLADYFDFSVYVDAGVDDIERWYLNRFKKLRQTAFQKPDSYFRKYTQVSEDEALDYARTLWSSINKPNLVENIAPTRGRATLIIRKGADHKVRRLSLRKL; this is encoded by the coding sequence GTGATCTCACCGGTCTCCTCGTTGCCGCGGAGCGCCCACCGGCCCAGGCCGGAGGCGACTCCCTACGTCGACCTCACCCGTGCCGAGTGGAGCGCGCTGCGCGAAAAGACGCCGCTGCCGCTGAACGCCGAGGAGGTCGAGAAGCTGCGCGGTCTGGGCGATGTCATCGACCTCGACGAGGTTCGGGACATCTATCTGCCGCTGTCCCGGCTCCTCAACCTCTACATCGGCGCCACCGACGGCCTGCGCGGCGCCCTGAACACCTTCCTGGGCGAACAGGGCTCCCAGTCCGGCACCCCGTTCGTCATAGGCGTCGCCGGCTCCGTGGCCGTCGGCAAGTCCACCGTCGCCCGTCTCCTCCAGGCCCTCCTCGCCCGCTGGCCCGAGCACCCGCGCGTGGAACTGGTCACCACCGACGGCTTCCTGCTCCCCATGAAGGACCTCCGGGAACGCGGCCTGGTCTCCCGCAAGGGCTTCCCCGAGTCGTACGACCGCCGGGCCCTGACCCGTTTCGTCGCCGACATCAAGGCCGGCAAGGACGAGGTGACGGCCCCCGTCTATTCCCACCTCATCTACGACATCGTCCCCGACCAGCGGCTCACGGTCCGCCGCCCCGACATCCTCATCGTCGAGGGCCTCAACGTCCTCCAGCCCGCCCTGCCCGGCCAGGACGGCCGCACCCGCGTCGGTCTCGCCGACTACTTCGACTTCAGCGTGTACGTCGACGCCGGCGTCGACGACATCGAGCGCTGGTACCTCAACCGCTTCAAGAAGCTCCGCCAGACCGCCTTCCAGAAGCCCGACTCGTACTTCCGCAAGTACACCCAGGTCTCCGAGGACGAGGCCCTCGACTACGCCCGCACTCTCTGGAGCAGCATCAACAAGCCCAACCTGGTGGAGAACATCGCCCCCACCCGCGGCCGCGCCACCCTCATCATCCGCAAGGGCGCGGACCACAAGGTGCGCCGCCTCAGCCTGCGCAAGCTGTGA